The Blautia hydrogenotrophica DSM 10507 genome window below encodes:
- a CDS encoding helix-turn-helix domain-containing protein, whose product MNYQLLGENIQIIRKHRKMKQQELADAIGINLQSLSKIERGVNYPTFETLEKIINVLGVTPNELLTGEWEQTSHVEQFIMEVVKREEDFNVSLDSLPDHEYFQSQEEWQFYMKAKLSEYIQNYMSDTKTSVEELCEIKKLVQRQKIERLIKCYDVLHSKECYGEPLKGYPHVEPYDDATLADLADENNKRNIPEVSPKDDFDSYDYNEYLKELNHRK is encoded by the coding sequence ATGAATTATCAGCTTTTGGGCGAAAATATACAGATTATCCGAAAACATAGAAAAATGAAACAACAGGAGCTTGCGGACGCTATTGGTATCAACTTGCAGAGTCTTTCCAAGATTGAACGTGGTGTAAACTATCCTACCTTTGAAACACTGGAAAAGATTATAAATGTGTTGGGTGTAACCCCGAATGAGCTTCTAACGGGTGAATGGGAACAAACTTCCCATGTGGAACAATTCATTATGGAAGTTGTGAAACGGGAAGAAGATTTCAATGTTTCTCTCGACAGTTTACCCGACCATGAATATTTCCAGAGCCAAGAAGAATGGCAGTTCTACATGAAAGCAAAACTGTCTGAATATATTCAGAACTATATGAGTGACACTAAGACTTCTGTGGAGGAACTCTGTGAGATAAAGAAATTAGTCCAGCGACAGAAAATAGAACGACTGATAAAATGTTACGACGTTCTGCATAGTAAAGAGTGCTACGGCGAACCCTTGAAAGGCTATCCACATGTTGAGCCTTATGATGATGCAACATTAGCTGACCTTGCGGATGAGAATAATAAACGGAACATTCCAGAAGTGTCACCGAAAGATGATTTTGACAGCTACGATTACAACGAATATTTGAAGGAACTAAACCACAGAAAATAG
- a CDS encoding excisionase, whose protein sequence is MSNTDIPVWEKYTLTIEEASKYFRIGEKKLRRLAEENQGACWLMMNGNRIQIKRKQFEKVIDELDAI, encoded by the coding sequence ATGAGTAATACGGATATTCCCGTATGGGAGAAATACACCCTGACCATTGAAGAAGCGTCAAAATATTTCCGTATCGGGGAGAAGAAACTCCGCAGGCTGGCAGAAGAAAATCAAGGAGCCTGCTGGCTGATGATGAACGGCAACCGTATCCAGATCAAGAGAAAACAGTTTGAGAAAGTTATTGACGAACTGGACGCTATCTGA
- a CDS encoding replication initiation factor domain-containing protein, which produces MRHILDMPEDIFITYPAKVAFKTYQTRWQLGDIYISGNAKPTEDNPEGLGCYLVMTGRGCDDIFNILDSHNRTFGHMFHQCVRWFGTEFHFTRLDIAIDDRNEVPFFTPAQIQKKFEKEEFVSTSDFYHFDDSKYDTDDLARTAYLGSGKSAISYRFYDKDREVSAKYSKSLDEIGSWKRTEIQLRDEKAHAFAMLFEERPMELGELAFGLLAENLRFVVPNKSESNKSRWKTCRFWKRFLGNVEPLKLHIPKTQNSLLETQQWLTDGGVISAVKGFYFLEEHDALGELKSVGEMLDKARYSPPLSSKLTGHLQRIGREELIPHIQYDTKSGKGGVV; this is translated from the coding sequence ATAAGGCACATCTTAGATATGCCGGAAGATATCTTTATCACTTATCCGGCAAAAGTAGCTTTTAAGACTTACCAGACACGCTGGCAGTTAGGGGACATTTACATATCGGGCAACGCAAAGCCTACAGAGGACAATCCAGAGGGACTTGGCTGTTACCTCGTTATGACAGGGAGAGGGTGTGATGATATTTTTAATATCCTCGACAGTCATAACCGTACATTCGGGCATATGTTTCATCAATGCGTTCGCTGGTTCGGTACAGAGTTCCATTTTACAAGGCTGGATATCGCCATTGACGACAGGAATGAAGTACCGTTCTTCACGCCAGCACAGATACAGAAGAAATTTGAAAAAGAGGAATTTGTCTCCACCAGCGATTTCTACCACTTTGACGACAGCAAGTATGATACGGACGACTTGGCAAGGACGGCTTATCTCGGTTCTGGGAAATCCGCCATATCTTACCGCTTCTACGATAAGGACAGAGAGGTGAGCGCAAAGTACAGTAAATCCCTTGACGAAATCGGGAGCTGGAAACGTACAGAGATACAGCTCCGTGATGAAAAGGCACACGCCTTTGCCATGCTCTTTGAGGAAAGACCTATGGAGCTGGGAGAACTTGCGTTCGGTCTGCTGGCGGAAAATCTGCGCTTTGTCGTTCCCAACAAGAGCGAGAGCAACAAGAGCCGTTGGAAAACGTGCCGTTTCTGGAAACGCTTCTTAGGGAACGTAGAGCCTTTGAAGCTTCATATCCCCAAAACACAGAACTCGCTTCTGGAAACCCAGCAATGGCTGACGGACGGGGGCGTTATCTCGGCGGTCAAAGGTTTCTATTTTCTCGAAGAGCATGATGCTTTAGGTGAGCTGAAATCAGTCGGGGAAATGCTGGACAAGGCAAGGTACAGCCCTCCACTCTCCAGCAAGCTGACGGGGCATTTACAGAGGATAGGCAGGGAAGAACTGATACCGCATATCCAGTATGATACCAAAAGCGGAAAAGGGGGCGTTGTATGA
- a CDS encoding TetR/AcrR family transcriptional regulator codes for MPRNKYPEETVQKILDASLKLFLEKGYEETTVLDIISEMGGLTRGAFYHHFKSKEEVFDALCEKLFYESNPFEKAKSHKELNGLEKLKFVLKTSFDETEHHQLSMASMQLMGSPAFLKKLIESNQELSPMYQELIEEGIQDSSIKSEQPKLLADLFVLLTNFWSIPTIYPMTDDEAWQKFLMIKSIMDNLGLPVIDDEIVKLCKEKA; via the coding sequence TTGCCACGTAATAAGTATCCAGAAGAAACAGTTCAAAAAATATTGGACGCTTCTTTAAAATTATTTTTAGAAAAAGGGTACGAAGAAACAACTGTATTAGATATTATAAGCGAAATGGGCGGACTGACGAGAGGAGCTTTTTATCATCATTTCAAATCAAAGGAAGAAGTATTTGATGCTTTATGCGAAAAACTTTTTTATGAGAGTAATCCCTTTGAGAAAGCAAAAAGCCACAAAGAACTGAACGGATTAGAAAAGTTGAAGTTCGTATTAAAAACATCTTTTGATGAAACAGAGCATCATCAGTTAAGTATGGCATCCATGCAGCTTATGGGAAGTCCAGCTTTTCTAAAAAAACTGATTGAAAGTAATCAAGAACTATCGCCTATGTATCAAGAACTGATCGAGGAAGGAATACAAGACAGTTCAATTAAATCAGAACAGCCAAAATTATTAGCAGATTTATTTGTTCTTTTAACGAATTTCTGGTCGATACCTACGATATATCCCATGACTGATGATGAAGCATGGCAGAAATTTTTAATGATTAAATCGATTATGGATAATCTAGGGCTTCCAGTAATTGATGATGAAATTGTCAAGTTATGCAAAGAAAAAGCTTAG
- a CDS encoding ABC transporter ATP-binding protein, with product MSIYIKKNKFLFILTILTSVISSLGYVFMAVLLQQLLDIAMDKNIQQFIRMVIFSIVYFIVLGFFLYLQSLLSKKVICKIILQIRSDVFRGTINHSIEDFEKKNTADYISVVTNDVKMLEDNFLLPLFEVVQYTVIFISSFVLMIYFDIIVTLCVIVAIAVMFLMPSLLGGTLEKRQNKFSSKLAEFTVSLKDILSGFEIIKSYSMSKTVIQRFDKANTETIKSKYSVDRLLALNEGLSAFLALMVQIVVLFLSAYFIIAGRITVGTLLGMVQVSSNLANPLIMIFTNIPKMKSVHPIVEKLEIISKHSIFLSQKESVATYQSHISAKDLSFSYDGTTDILSGIDCLIEKGKKYVIVGKSGCGKSTLIKLLSGYYSTYKGKILYDDTEFHMLDKDSVVQLSSIIHQNIYMFDETIYDNICLHEHYPEEQVEKVIADSGLTEFISELPTGLQYRVGENGSNLSGGQKQRIAVARALIRNKPILILDEGTSAIDMQTAYDIENRLLKMEDLTLITITHHLEQNLLDKYDEIFYMENGHIKERGSFKHLINTSSCFSEYFHLKK from the coding sequence ATGAGTATCTATATTAAGAAAAACAAGTTCTTATTTATCTTAACGATTTTAACCAGCGTAATCTCTTCTCTGGGGTATGTTTTTATGGCTGTCCTGCTTCAGCAACTATTGGATATCGCTATGGATAAAAATATCCAGCAATTTATAAGAATGGTTATATTTTCGATTGTCTACTTTATAGTGTTGGGATTTTTTCTTTATCTCCAATCGTTACTAAGCAAAAAAGTAATTTGTAAGATTATACTTCAAATCCGCTCGGATGTTTTTCGAGGAACAATCAATCACAGTATAGAAGATTTTGAAAAGAAGAATACCGCTGATTATATATCTGTCGTTACAAATGATGTGAAAATGCTGGAGGACAATTTTTTACTCCCATTATTTGAAGTAGTCCAATACACCGTTATCTTTATATCATCTTTCGTATTGATGATTTATTTTGACATCATTGTTACACTTTGCGTAATAGTAGCGATTGCAGTTATGTTCCTTATGCCAAGTCTGCTGGGTGGAACACTGGAAAAAAGACAGAATAAGTTTTCTTCAAAGTTGGCAGAATTCACAGTCAGCTTAAAAGATATTCTGTCTGGATTTGAAATTATCAAATCATATTCTATGTCAAAAACCGTAATACAACGATTTGATAAGGCAAATACCGAAACAATTAAATCTAAATATAGCGTTGACAGATTACTTGCACTAAACGAGGGGCTTTCTGCTTTCCTAGCCCTTATGGTTCAAATTGTGGTTTTATTCTTATCTGCTTACTTTATTATCGCAGGACGCATAACTGTGGGAACTTTATTAGGAATGGTACAAGTGAGCAGTAATCTGGCAAATCCACTTATTATGATATTTACAAATATTCCTAAAATGAAGAGCGTCCACCCTATTGTAGAGAAGTTGGAAATTATATCGAAACATTCCATATTTCTGTCCCAAAAAGAAAGTGTAGCCACATATCAATCTCATATAAGTGCAAAAGATTTGTCCTTTTCCTATGACGGAACAACAGATATATTAAGCGGAATAGACTGCCTTATTGAAAAAGGTAAGAAATACGTTATTGTTGGGAAAAGCGGTTGCGGAAAAAGTACACTGATTAAACTTTTATCTGGTTATTACTCCACATACAAAGGCAAAATTTTATATGATGATACGGAATTTCATATGCTGGATAAAGATAGTGTGGTTCAGCTGTCATCAATAATTCATCAGAATATCTATATGTTTGACGAAACCATATATGACAATATCTGTTTACATGAACATTATCCAGAGGAACAAGTTGAAAAAGTTATAGCGGACAGCGGATTGACCGAATTTATATCTGAGCTTCCAACCGGCTTGCAATATCGGGTCGGAGAAAATGGCTCTAATCTATCTGGTGGACAAAAACAAAGAATTGCAGTTGCACGTGCTTTGATCAGAAACAAACCTATTCTCATATTAGACGAGGGTACATCTGCCATTGATATGCAGACAGCATACGATATAGAAAACAGATTATTAAAAATGGAAGATTTAACACTCATAACAATTACTCATCATTTAGAACAAAATTTATTGGATAAGTACGATGAAATCTTTTATATGGAAAATGGTCACATTAAAGAAAGGGGAAGTTTTAAACACCTTATCAATACATCCTCTTGTTTTTCAGAATATTTTCATTTAAAGAAATAA